A single region of the Pseudomonas sp. B21-023 genome encodes:
- a CDS encoding DsbA family protein produces the protein MSPLKVEFFHDVVCGWCFVLAPRLKQLQDELNLDVQHRSFILQTSREAMVERFGSMPKAKETILSHWLSCSRAEDVKRINIEAMRQQDFEYPTGLLAGLACQTAKALGGNEGHERLFDRLQEAHLVQARNIGDRATVLAVAAEAGFDPQAFATAFDQQAPQMLEEELAQGRRLGISSVPSLVIDGRYLVPGALSLEQLRQTFIQVRANQNQAQGAAQ, from the coding sequence ATGTCACCCCTGAAAGTCGAATTCTTCCACGATGTCGTCTGCGGCTGGTGCTTCGTCCTCGCCCCGCGCCTGAAGCAGTTGCAGGACGAACTGAACCTGGACGTGCAGCACCGCAGCTTCATCCTGCAGACCAGCCGCGAGGCGATGGTCGAGCGCTTCGGCTCGATGCCCAAGGCCAAGGAGACCATCCTCAGCCACTGGCTGTCGTGCTCGCGCGCCGAGGACGTCAAGCGCATCAACATCGAAGCCATGCGCCAGCAGGACTTCGAGTACCCCACCGGCCTGCTCGCGGGCCTGGCCTGCCAGACCGCCAAGGCCCTGGGCGGCAACGAAGGCCACGAGCGCCTGTTCGACCGCCTGCAGGAAGCCCACCTGGTGCAGGCCCGCAACATCGGCGACCGCGCCACCGTGCTGGCGGTGGCCGCCGAAGCCGGTTTCGACCCGCAGGCCTTCGCCACGGCATTCGACCAGCAGGCCCCGCAGATGCTCGAGGAAGAACTGGCCCAGGGCCGGCGCCTGGGCATCAGCTCGGTGCCCAGCCTGGTGATCGACGGCCGCTACCTGGTCCCCGGCGCGCTGAGCCTCGAGCAACTGCGCCAGACCTTCATCCAGGTCCGTGCCAACCAGAACCAGGCACAAGGAGCCGCCCAATGA